The genomic stretch AGACTGGTACAATCTACTCTAAATTGCTTCATGAGACCCGACTgctgagcagtcccagcacTGAGGGCGAGTAAAGGGCACCCTTGTGCTCTTTACTGCCTCAGCTACTGTTGAGCAATGCCTAACACAGCTGAACGTCTGGCCCTCCCAGACAGATACAATAACTAGTCTATGAGAATGTTCATACCAATTAAATCTTATCAAATCATTCTGTTCCATCACTCCACTTAATTAGCCATGGTCTTTGGTATTTCAGCAATGCTATACCATGccaaaaaatgaaagtattctTTCTGTGGTACACACCCAACAACTGCCTGTCTGCCAGCTAGAGTCAGATCAACAAATATTTCTCCTGCACCAGAGCAGTATCTGCTGGAAAATGTAATTGCCCACTTCTGGTTTCTCAAACCAAAATGAGTTAGAGGCCGTGGTCTTTTCATCTGGGTGGTCAGCTTTTATTATAGGAAAAGCAAGCTGGTTTCTCATCAGCTGTCTTGTGGGTTTTGTGTGACTCACAGTTTATGTTCACAACTATAACACAGTTCCTCAAGTTTTATTTGTTAATATGACCTTTCTGTTTACAAaagataaaagcagaaagactgTAAAGGAAGACAAATTAACTACTAGttagcaggcagcagcagtgggtcAGAGCTACTACCTAGATCCTTGTCTGCAGCAGGGGCCGTTGACTTCATGAATGTGTGTTAGGTTTGGATCTGacctaattttattttgtatgatTGAAAACATCCAAACCCAGGCAGATCATCACACCCTGCTTTTAGCAAGAAAGGGCCTGATTTGACAACCTGTGCTGTAGAtgactggaatattttttttcctcctttcatttgAGCAGCTCTTATAAGTGTGGATGAGAAGCTCTATGGCCTGCAGAATCCAGCCTGGAAGAGCTCATCAAGAAATGGCAGTGAGGGGATGCATTAGGAATgaattttcaaaacagcatAAGGGTTAGTTCTCTGATACCCAGTGATGTTGAGACCCATTTTCACTGCCAGTGAGAAAGTAGCTACCAACCTACCTGTGACAAGAAATCGGTTTATTCAGtggaaataaaatctattttaatagCACCACCACAAATCTGTGCTATGCCATCTGAGGCATTTGTCAGATGTGACAAGGCACTCGGCCTATTTTTGTCATGCAGCAAATCCTTTTTCCTATTCTACTTGGGGCTAAGTCCCATCCTTAGATATGAGCTCACCCCTCTCTTTCACTTACATGGAAATGTTGGGTGTAGGGCTGAAGGTAGAATTTGGCTGTGATCTGAATAGATGACATCTGTAATCTACTTGCAAATAGGGGACCCAAAGGACACAAACAGGTGCTGGTAAACATCTAGCCTGCATAGATGCACTTGTAAATCCTACGTGGTGCTTGTCTGCATCTTCAAGTGcctaaatacatttgaaaaatctgCCTTTGAGAGACTTTGTTTGTTCTTGCAGGAAGGTCATACAGAGGTGGGAATTGAGTGTATTTCTCTTGATTGCCCATATAGGACCTTAATCATCATAACAGTCTTCCTCTTGTCAAAAAGCCCCATTGATGGTTTCTGTCTACTGTACATTACAGCTGGATGTGCTTCTGCCTACTTGTCCTCCATGTGAAAGCCTCTCTTTTTCTATAATCCATAAAAGAACTAATTTCAGAATTTACATTAACATGAAATAGTCCCATCACTGGTAGACTTCAAACAGTCATGTGACCCCCTGGCTTTActgaaagcaatggaaaaatatatgtTCGCCTCCACTGAGCTacaatttccttttcagtttgtgGGCCTGTTCCTGGGATGCATAAGGCCTCTGCCCAGAGTAACTTCAAAAGTACCACCATCGCTAGTATTTACTGATTTGAAAAACAGacctttcctgtcttttcacTTATACTGGCAGTTATGTGCCTTTGTTTCCCTTCACTATCCTTTGCTGTATGAGCCCAGAAAACTCTTTGCATTCTCAGCAGGAATTTGCCTTCCCGATCTCTCTACCTCCAGATCAACCACACGGGTtcaacaaaaatacttttgatttttttccttgtgttgcAGGCTTTCTGCCATTGCAGCTTCACTGAGACAGATAGGCTGTTGCTCGTGTCAAAGCATGTAATCTATGGTCAAATATTCACTATTAAACCTTTCCCCTCACTTCTCTTACCGAGACTGCCAATGTGTGGAGATTTTCTGGAGTCCTGGGGGCAATTagcagctggcagagccttACTATGCAGGTATAATTTCGAGATTTAGCTGCTTTTGCATTAAGTTTGAGCAACATCAGTGCTGGTGTGTGAAACAACCTTGTACAGAGAATGAATTGAGCCCAGTCAGGACAGTGTGGCTCAGACAAGCTATCATTGTGCAGAggttcttttgctttctgggGTGTGTAAATATCTTTCCTACCCTTCACACAAGGCTCTAGGGATCTTCTATTGGATAATAAGTTTAAGTCCAAATAATGAACCATTTTGGATGATTGATGGGGGATGTTGTGCACACACCCAGAATATGTCATTTCCAATCAAAAGGAAAGCAATTGTTTCCATATGTTGGCACATTTGTGATCTTGGTGTTGAGCCAGTTGTCTGGCTGCGATCAGGCAGCAGCATCTAACAGTGATGGAAGATTATACCTTGGAAGTGGGGTGCTAACTTTAGGCTGTATTCCTTAAAAGGATATAAACTCTGAACACTTATCCAGGACGTAATTTATGGTTCCAGTATGTTTTGACTTTACATAGATGAAAAAATAGTCCTTTTGTGTATGCATATATGCATAAAAATTCCTTCCTGCTcagcacccccctccccccaaaggAATCCAATAAAACAATAGCTGGTGCTGTTTTATGTGCTAACTTAGCTGCATGGGCTGTTGCCTGCTGAGGCTTATAAGGATTGCCCCTCTTTTTAACCATGGTCCTTAGAGGTATTTTAACAGCTAAATCTAGTTTTGTTAAGTTGCTCAGCTGGAATACAAGCTCTTTGAACAGATTTTTAGAGATGCCCTGCACTTACCAGACccatctgtttggtttttttttctttttttgtgaagtgTCAAACTAGTTGCATATTGGTGCACAAGTAgattaatataattttcaaaCTTCAGCAATGAGATTCCGCCATGCCAAGACCCTAACTTCTGCTGCATTGAGCAGAGGTGTGTGTACCCCAGAGAGATGATAAGTTAAAGACTGCTGGAAGAGGGTATTTTTAACATATGAAGAAACCaccaatttaaaatattctgcaaattCCCCAGCTATCTACAATTCCCTGAACCACTGACATTGAAGCGAAGCTGCCTGATTATGATCCAGCCAATGAAGGATCACTGTATCCTTCCTGAAGTGTCTGCACCAGCAATACAAAACATGCAGTGGAtgttgtgtgtgtatgtgaccCCATTTGAAAAACACACAGGCAGGTTAAGACACACAGACTTCTTTCTGTGTCACAGCCAGGCCAGTCCTTTTGGATAATCTCAGTGTAGAGttctaaaaaaatgcattctttcaCTCTCTAAATTGTGAGCAACTGTCAAGCTTTTAATTCTGCAGCCAAAAAACCTTTGCCATTCTGAGACACAGTGGGCAGAATCATTCAAACCACTGCAGCAATGCTAATTCCTCTAGCTGAGAATAATGAACATATCAAATCACTTTTCAACACACATGTTAAATTTAGGGAAATTACTAGATTAGCGTTTTCACTCTAGAAATGTTTGCAGTGATATTGTTGGAGTGTCTTGGGGATGTGTATTGACTACCCTTATGGTCCTCATCATGCAAGATTTGTATGTGTATAGAGTGAAATGTCAGAATGCTGAAAGGCAAGGATGCATGTTTCTTCCTAAGATGACTTGCAGTGTtgtgaaaggaaagcagagagccAAATTTGTTTATCTTCTTTTCAGTCATGtgcatgggggtttttttagttatttattgGAAATATTAACTTTTTAAGGCTCTCTACTGGAGTATTTACATAATATGTTATGAATAGATTTTTGATGCCTAAAATTCCACTGAGAGCAATGAACTAATGTCTTTTTATAGATTAATTTGCAAAACTAATGTGCTGAAATGTATTAAGATAATGTATTCAAAAGCTAACAAAATTTACTTTGTGGGTAATTTAgtaagaaaatagttttgatcTTCTCTGCAGGTGTGCAGAtactgaggaaaaaatcctCACTACTTTTATGTGAACCATATGCACACTCAAAATTTCAACAATGGCATTATTCACATGTGGTTTTGAGCAATTCATCTTCTACCTTGTCTCTAAAGAATGGCATTTTCCATGCAGAAAAAGCGGAGTCTGTGGAATTGATAGCAATGTTGTACACACAACTACTACCGTGGTTGATATGACTATTTCTTACCTCTGTATTCCAGTATGAAAATTGGGAACTAGAATTTCtacctaattttatttttcacttataAGGTCTTCCTCAATTGCATATATACATTCAGTTATTAAACACTGTCATCAGGAATCAGATAGGCAATTTATAGTTCTACCAAAATAAGTACTTCCTTCTCTATGCAAAGAAGTGTTAATTCAAGGAGTGTTAATTCTAAGTGTGTATCATTCCTGCACTGAAAGTTGTAGCTAGCTCTAGGTATGTTCAAGTTTGTAGGGCTCCATGAACAGCTACAAATCTATATGTGTGTGCACTTTTGTAGGAACTTCAGTAGTTAGTTTGCACTTCCAAACTGTAAGTATTACTGTTCCCCTTCTGTAGCTAGTGAAACTAAGGTGTGAGCTTTTACATATCATTGCCCAAGATTGCTTTAGAGTTGCTGAGTAGATGATGATGGGCCTAAAACTGCTAGCACTATACTTGAATGTAGATCTGCTCTATTTTCAGAATCATGTTAGTACTAATTAACCACTTCCAGCATATTAACAGTCTTCAGTATATTTCTCAGTACTATCCATATGCTAATCTAGCAAGCTGCTCCGTGTTAATTACAACCGCATTGAGGCGACCAGTTTGCGAAAAGACCAGGAGATGGATTTCACGTAGTGGTCTGCCTAGGCATTCCCTCTTAGCCTGCTATGCCTGGCAGCCAAGCACTTAAGCACAGGCTGTCAGTTATGTTGACCTTGAGGAACTCATACTGTTGACCTCTGTTCCCCTATCTTCTCAGTGGCCTATCTTGTTTCCTCTGCTATTACTCTAACAACAGACTTTAGGTTATCACACTTAAAGACTTACGTACCTGATCTGGCCTTTGCTGCTATATGGGGCCCATGGACCACTATTTCTGTATGATAGTGCATGTTACCAAAATAAATGTCCTTAAATTAGCCAGTTCAGTTACTAGAAGCagtctggctgcagcagcagagagcttgTTGTAGGCCAGTTACGAttcttttatgtgttttttttggGAAAATGTGCTCTTTTGGAGTTAATAATTGTCTAGTTACTTAATAATAGATACCTCTCAACATATTAATGGAATATCATTATTGTCATATATTTTTCAAGAAGAATGGGATCTTTCGGCAGATACAGGTCTTGGTCCAGCGACAGCATAGCAATAAGTCAGCATCTCTTCATATTCTGCTAGTTGTATCATAGGGATGCCAACTATAAATTTAGTCTattccagctctgctcctgcattGAGGGTGTATTTGAGGGCTTTGTGTCCTAGTGACTCTAACAACTTAGCTGTGTTACAACTGTGCAAATGGAAGTGCAGTGGCCTACATTTCAACAGTGATGAGTGAGACAGCCTGACCCACTTGAAACGCTTTAAGCAGccctgcttttcagaaagctttgaGCACTTCTTCACCAGTGGATCTGGTCTTATGCCATGTCTCAagctgaaaattcaaaattGCTGGTCATTTTGGAGAATTTGATACAGAGTATTTAAACTGTGCgtgacattttttcctcttgtgtctAGATGTGTCATGGTCCACTGTAACGGATCAGTCTGTGTTTCACTAAATGttaacagtgaaaattattcATGTTCATTTAGAGGGTAACACTGTTGTGTTAATGGATGGAAAATTGCCGGGAAGACTGCTGATAAAGCTGTAGTAGCAACTGGTAGTGAATCATTGGTGGTGCAGTTTCTAAACTGTCCTGCAGAGGGGATGGGTAATGTGAAGAGGTAAAATGTCCTtgggaaaacaagaagaaagataCTGTAAGAAATATTCATGCACCTGCCAAGTGATCTGACAAGCCTTTTCtgtcctgtattttaaaaatgatcaTATTGAAATGCTTTTCCAAAATCTGCCAGTGTGGCCTTTGTCCTGACCCCAGTAAAAGCACTGCTCTGAAGCTACCTCAGGAATGCCGCCCCTCAACAAAACCTTGCGTtgccgtgccatgtgccagcacagctgagtATCCCACTCATTGTGCCCACTTCCCCTTGTGGTAAACATTGTGGTTTCACTTGACTGGCAAAGTAACTTCAGCAGTTCAAGAAAAGCAGCTACTGCTTATCTTTTGTGCAGCATATAGTGTGTTTGTGTGGGCTACCTCAGATCATGTGGTACAAGTGCTCTCTAACAATATTATGTTTTTCAGTTCTACTTGCAACTCCTAGAGCATCCAAAGGTCTTCCAGAGATTTTACAGGAACAAACCTCCTTTAGCCATCAGTACAACGCCAGAGGCTCTGCTAATGAACCCATCCGAGGAAAGGTAAGACAATGCGCATCCTGTATGATTAATAGCATCCAGGAAGGCAGAGGAGTATGTTTATCCCAGAACTTCTGACTGTTTGTTTAATATGAAGATTTGTTGTCAGAAGATTTAGAATCGTTAGCAGTTAATATTAATGGTATGCTCTTTTGTCTTACTTGTACCATGTTGtatttgtgtgtatttgtaGCACCCAGACTTCCTGTAGTTTTGATAACAATAACTGCATCATAAATCACATGATTTGGATTTCTAAAAAGTCTGTTTATGCTGTGACTTCACTGAACCCAACTGTCTTCACATGTGAAAAAGCTGGAATGAGTAAGATGAGAACAAGGGCTAATGCATAAGGGTCTGTTTTGATACAGACCCTTAACTTTAGTGAGGCCTTGGCTCTTAGGAGTATGTATGGCtatgcatttcttaaaaatcagtAACTTCATATAAATAGGGGACTGATCCACAGACTCTGGTAGACTTCAAGAAGATCCAAAATACAGGATTCtgttgtgaaaaatattttgagaaatgcAGGGTATGTTTGTTTCCacttctgtttattaaaaaaaaaaaataatcatgtgtGGCTGAGCAAAATCATTCGGGATGCAGTCATAAATCTCCTGGCCTACAAAAGCAGCAGTTCAGAATTGTATCCATAGCAACCCATGTAGCAAGAAATGAAATCTGATATGAATAGTCTCGTACAGAAGAACCGTATGCAAGTCACACACTCTCTGAGGCAGAGTGGTtgtgaagcagagaaaataagatgcattttcttttacttgttgCTTCTTTCCAAGTATTCCTGCCATGCCCCATTTCATGAATAAAATAGCCTGACAAACCAGCTATTATGCCATTGCCTTCAGCTATTCGGACCTAGGCCAATGGCCAGTAGAGAAGCTGAGAAACAAGCGTAAGCTTTGCCAGCACTTGAGCTAATAAATGAACTCAGCTCACAGCTGCATCTACGAGCTGCTTATGTTCCCCTGGTTAATGTCAACCTTGTTTCCCCTTCCAGCGACATGGAGCTTTTGTGTGTGCAGAGATAAAACCAGCAAGTGGTCGATAGTTCCTAAGGGAACAGAAGTATTCCTGAGTGCTAGAGGGTCATGTCCACTAGAACAGccaaaaacagagaaaggaaactcAGTGAAAAGCCGAATGACCTCACCCAGTCTCTTCCTGCAGAATTCCTAGGAGACAGTAGGCTTTGAAAATCTCTTATCAAAACCAGACGTCAAAGAAATAGCCAAGGCATACCCCAGAATTCCTGTGAGAGGACACAAAAGTTCAGGCATTTCTCAGACAACTGAGATGGATGTTGGCTGCCCTGCTGGGGAGGAGCCCTTTACATCCTACAACGAAATGGTCTTTGGTGGATGAGGTGGGGGGGGTTACCTGCTGTACATAAAACATGCAGACACTGATACCATCATCagcaactgaaacaaaaagagcCTAGAGTCACTGTTAGGCCAATGCGTTTGCTTATTCTAATATcaataaaaccaaacataagCTGACACAAGTGAATTGTTGGAGGGAACACAATACTTCTTTGATGTAGTAACAGCTGCACCATGGTTTGATGTCTCTAGAAAACTGTATGTTTATCAGAACCTTTTTTTAGTGGTGAAATTTCACTGCCTTTTCTGGAGCATCAgccacatgatttttttttttttttctatacattCTCTAAGATGGTTTTTAAGTTAGTCAATACTTTCAGAGCTGCTGGTTAGAAGTAGACATCACTGTGATTCATGAAAaggtatttcatttttcaaaccaGTTATACTTTTAGTTTTTTGCTGGTTGCTAGGTGGTTTATGTAAATGGTTTTTATTTACACCATCTCTTTGGATGCTGCAGTGTGAAACGTAATTTTGCATGCCATGTGGTGTCAGCTTGTGATAAATGGAAGCCATTGTTGCTTCCGTAGGAAACAATGACAGCCAAGAGGGACAATTTGCTGCAGCCCACAGGAATGCAAAAATAATATGTCACTGCTCTCTACAGCTAATGAAGACAAACCCTTGGAGCAAGCCCTTTTGAGGGAGAAGAGAATGCTTTTGCTTAAGATTTAAgcctataatttttttcatattagaGCGCATTAAACCAGAAAGCAGCTAATTTACTCAAGGCTTTCCCTTcatactaaaagaaaataattgttcaaGAGACTGAAGGACAAGCTTTAGTAAGAATATTTCTCCAGTACTTTTCCCTGTACTTTTCACTGGTATTCCGAACAGATTTTCCCCTGTATTCTAGCATCAGAGACACTCAACATTTTAACTCAAAAATTTAACTTGCagcttttaataaaacagacaAGGGCAAGTTATTACCTGCAGTACTCAAACTGGCCCCTCTTACATGCTGGAGGAGTTCATGTATGCACTTCACTGCAGTGAGAGTAATGAAAAATCAACTGTCAACTTTCCTCTTCAAGAAAGACATACTTGTCCTAATTATATATAATCTTACTAGActtacatgttttaaaagtttttctctCAAAGACTGGTAGCAAAATGGGAGAATAATCCTTGAACATTTGAGATAGTGTTTACTTAGTGCTTTAGATCCTGTGTTataaccaaaatgaaaacacacctCTATATAACATGTTGTGttaattcttcatttttcttcagttaacagaaaaatgtatgaaaCGGCTCTAATTTAGCCTTCCATTGTACAAACTCAGCTTCCATTGGTAGCAATGAAAACTGCGCTAGTTTACTAGCTGCACCTCTTCAGTTTCTACCATCATTGccatattaataataaattggCATTTGTAGATACAGGTCTTACCAAAATGATCAGATCTGTATCTATTGTAACATAGGGGGGATTTTCCTGATCCTGTGCATTACAACTTTTCATTTCTCATAATGAGCTGTAAGTTTTTAAAGTAACTTGACAAAGTATGGGGAGTGGGTGtagaagagaagataaaatcaGTAAGAACTAAACCACTCTGTACAAACACCAACACAAATATTAGGCATAAGGAGCCAATCCCAAAATGAATTACAGCCTTTTGGGACATCTAGT from Buteo buteo chromosome 9, bButBut1.hap1.1, whole genome shotgun sequence encodes the following:
- the CIMIP6 gene encoding LOW QUALITY PROTEIN: ciliary microtubule inner protein 6 (The sequence of the model RefSeq protein was modified relative to this genomic sequence to represent the inferred CDS: inserted 1 base in 1 codon), which produces MSLGKQEERYFLLATPRASKGLPEILQEQTSFSHQYNARGSANEPIRGKRHGAFVCAEIKPASXSIVPKGTEVFLSARGSCPLEQPKTEKGNSVKSRMTSPSLFLQNS